One genomic window of Pocillopora verrucosa isolate sample1 chromosome 8, ASM3666991v2, whole genome shotgun sequence includes the following:
- the LOC131778354 gene encoding astacin-like metalloprotease toxin 1 isoform X2: MFLFFLCLAFCLEVTSPKPWKIAVNENDNPDGLKKNTILDQIEEANEEDHVDKKVKNIFEADIELTKSDRAGVDTKNQNSKDNADVDVDSVLTKRKAISSRRHLWVTKEVPLELAVSAKDGYNNIRAALGEIQSKSCIRFRMRDKDDDNWIRFVNKSGCFSPVGRQYASPGAQELSIGIGCNHKGIIMHELLHALGFWHEQSRSDRDDFLEVLWENIQKGQEHNFNRYKPKDMDFYGGSYDFSSIMHYGNFAFSKNKRPTMLSVKDPTLQFGQIAELSPTDVIQLNNVYDCKSDKSRGWSNWGNWGPCDKKCTRERERFCSAKKLEKCPGATKRYRIQLQKGKCPFKECYGGW; this comes from the exons atgtttttatttttcttgtgcCTCGCTTTCTGCTTGGAGGTAACCAGTCCGAAACCATGGAAGATAGCTGTTAACGAAAACG ATAACCCTGATGGCCTCAAAAAAAACACGATTTTAGATCAGATCGAAGAAGCAAACGAAG AGGACCACGTTGATAAGAAAGTCAAAAACATTTTCGAGGCTGACATAGAGTTGACTAAAAGTGACAGAGCGGGCGTGGACACCAAGAATCAGAACTCTAAAGATAATGCAGATGTTGATGTAGACAGTGTGCTTACCAAGCGCAAGGCCATCAGTTCCCGGCGACATCTATGGGTGACTAAGGAGGTACCTCTTGAGCTAGCGGTATCGGCAA AAGATGGTTATAACAATATTAGGGCGGCCCTAGGCGAAATTCAGTCAAAATCGTGCATTCGATTCAGGATGAGGGACAAAGATGACGATAACTGGATACGTTTTGTTAATAAAAGCGG TTGCTTTTCACCAGTTGGCCGTCAATATGCCTCACCCGGAGCGCAGGAGCTGTCCATCGGTATAGGATGTAACCATAAGGGGATTATTATGCACGAGTTGCTGCACGCGCTTGGCTTCTGGCACGAACAGTCCAGGTCAGACAGAGATGACTTTCTTGAAGTGCTCTGGGAGAACATCCAGAAGG ggcAAGAACATAATTTTAACCGCTACAAACCAAAGGATATGGATTTCTATGGTGGCTCTTACGACTTTTCGAGTATTATGCATTATGGGAACTTCGCGTTTTCCAAAAACAAGAGACCAACCATGTTGTCTGTAAAGGATCCGACACTACAGTTCGGTCAAATCGCTGAACTGAGCCCAACAGATGTAATACAACTTAACAATGTATACGACTGTAAAT CCGACAAAAGTCGTGGTTGGAGTAACTGGGGTAACTGGGGACCCTGTGACAAGAAGTGCACAAGGGAGAGAGAAAGATTCTGCTCAGCAAAGAAACTGGAAAAGTGTCCGGGAGCAACAAAGAGATACAGAATTCAATTGCAAAAGGGAAAGTGCCCTTTCAAGGAATGCTATG GTGGGTGGTAA
- the LOC131778354 gene encoding hatching enzyme 1.2 isoform X1 produces the protein MFLFFLCLAFCLEVTSPKPWKIAVNENDNPDGLKKNTILDQIEEANEEDHVDKKVKNIFEADIELTKSDRAGVDTKNQNSKDNADVDVDSVLTKRKAISSRRHLWVTKEVPLELAVSAKDGYNNIRAALGEIQSKSCIRFRMRDKDDDNWIRFVNKSGCFSPVGRQYASPGAQELSIGIGCNHKGIIMHELLHALGFWHEQSRSDRDDFLEVLWENIQKGQEHNFNRYKPKDMDFYGGSYDFSSIMHYGNFAFSKNKRPTMLSVKDPTLQFGQIAELSPTDVIQLNNVYDCKSDKSRGWSNWGNWGPCDKKCTRERERFCSAKKLEKCPGATKRYRIQLQKGKCPFKECYAPIQGHWGRWGPWSQCSRTCGQGYSRRSRQCDDPKPMYGGKYCKGNLVEIRPCQLKKTCGW, from the exons atgtttttatttttcttgtgcCTCGCTTTCTGCTTGGAGGTAACCAGTCCGAAACCATGGAAGATAGCTGTTAACGAAAACG ATAACCCTGATGGCCTCAAAAAAAACACGATTTTAGATCAGATCGAAGAAGCAAACGAAG AGGACCACGTTGATAAGAAAGTCAAAAACATTTTCGAGGCTGACATAGAGTTGACTAAAAGTGACAGAGCGGGCGTGGACACCAAGAATCAGAACTCTAAAGATAATGCAGATGTTGATGTAGACAGTGTGCTTACCAAGCGCAAGGCCATCAGTTCCCGGCGACATCTATGGGTGACTAAGGAGGTACCTCTTGAGCTAGCGGTATCGGCAA AAGATGGTTATAACAATATTAGGGCGGCCCTAGGCGAAATTCAGTCAAAATCGTGCATTCGATTCAGGATGAGGGACAAAGATGACGATAACTGGATACGTTTTGTTAATAAAAGCGG TTGCTTTTCACCAGTTGGCCGTCAATATGCCTCACCCGGAGCGCAGGAGCTGTCCATCGGTATAGGATGTAACCATAAGGGGATTATTATGCACGAGTTGCTGCACGCGCTTGGCTTCTGGCACGAACAGTCCAGGTCAGACAGAGATGACTTTCTTGAAGTGCTCTGGGAGAACATCCAGAAGG ggcAAGAACATAATTTTAACCGCTACAAACCAAAGGATATGGATTTCTATGGTGGCTCTTACGACTTTTCGAGTATTATGCATTATGGGAACTTCGCGTTTTCCAAAAACAAGAGACCAACCATGTTGTCTGTAAAGGATCCGACACTACAGTTCGGTCAAATCGCTGAACTGAGCCCAACAGATGTAATACAACTTAACAATGTATACGACTGTAAAT CCGACAAAAGTCGTGGTTGGAGTAACTGGGGTAACTGGGGACCCTGTGACAAGAAGTGCACAAGGGAGAGAGAAAGATTCTGCTCAGCAAAGAAACTGGAAAAGTGTCCGGGAGCAACAAAGAGATACAGAATTCAATTGCAAAAGGGAAAGTGCCCTTTCAAGGAATGCTATG CTCCAATCCAAGGCCACTGGGGCAGGTGGGGTCCTTGGAGTCAATGCTCTCGGACATGTGGTCAGGGTTACAGTAGAAGGTCCCGGCAGTGCGATGACCCGAAACCTATGTATGGTGGAAAGTATTGCAAAGGAAATCTCGTCGAAATTCGCCCCTGTCAGTTAAAGAAGACAT GTGGGTGGTAA
- the LOC131778363 gene encoding zinc metalloproteinase nas-4-like gives MLLATFFFGIAFCVSHPLHGKPRRHHLVFDGTDKTVPQNLTDSSVVNEIEEINEEENKNLFETDIKLTKSDFDLVDTSETGDAKGAQVKVENIEENAEKRKGVRTRRKIWPSRIIPVTATVALGDALDNIRAAMKTIQDVSCVRFKDKKEGDKHWIRMVKKNGCYSVVGREYSVPGAQELSIGDGCNSKGIILHELMHALGFWHEQSRTDRDKYIAVLWENIQKGQERNFNEHSVNEVDFAGGMYDFDSIMHYGNYLYSKNKKMTMVALKNPNLLFGQTLKLSQTDILQINAIYDCKTPSGQWSRWTEWGPCDIHCTMVRERFCAAKDRKKCPGVDKDGIQTDIKRCDSEECNVPLNGHWGRWAAWSGCSATCDKGYQTRSRLCDGPAPQFGGDICEGPLVEVQMCKGNRPKCKGKKDGAKMWRKRKRTRKILGKRDGT, from the exons ATGTTGCTGGCAACATTTTTCTTCGGGATTGCTTTTTGTGTCTCGCATCCTCTGCATG GTAAACCTAGACGCCACCACCTTGTTTTTGATGGAACGGACAAAACGGTTCCACAGAATCTGACAGATTCCTCCGTGGTAAATGAAATCGAGGAGATTAATGAAG AAGAAAACAAGAATCTCTTCGAAACCGACATCAAACTCACTAAAAGTGACTTCGACCTGGTAGATACGAGTGAAACAGGAGATGCTAAGGGCGCCCAGGTTAAAGTCGAAAATATCGaggaaaatgcagaaaaaaggaaaggtgtGCGCACGCGTAGAAAGATCTGGCCGTCTAGGATCATTCCAGTGACGGCCACAGTTGCTTTGG GTGATGCACTAGATAATATTCGAGCTGCCATGAAAACCATACAAGATGTGTCTTGCGTGCGCTTCAAAGATAAGAAGGAAGGAGATAAACACTGGATAAGGATGGTCAAGAAGAACGG ATGTTATTCCGTTGTCGGCCGAGAGTATAGCGTGCCTGGTGCACAAGAGCTTTCCATTGGAGATGGGTGTAACAGTAAGGGAATCATACTCCATGAGCTCATGCATGCCCTCGGATTCTGGCACGAGCAATCCCGCACGGATCGGGACAAATATATAGCAGTACTATGggaaaatattcaaaaag GTCAAGAGAGAAATTTCAACGAACATTCCGTAAATGAAGTAGATTTTGCTGGTGGAATGTATGACTTTGATAGTATTATGCATTATGGAAACTATCTGTactccaaaaacaaaaagatgacCATGGTTGCACTGAAAAATCCCAACTTGCTGTTCGGGCAAACACTAAAGCTCAGCCAGACCGACATTCTACAAATAAACGCCATCTATGACTGCAAAA CTCCCAGTGGTCAGTGGAGTAGATGGACAGAGTGGGGTCCCTGTGACATACATTGCACAATGGTGCGTGAAAGGTTCTGTGCGgcaaaagacaggaaaaaatgCCCAGGGGTAGATAAAGACGGAATACAGACTGATATCAAACGTTGTGATTCTGAAGAGTGTAATG TCCCTTTAAACGGTCATTGGGGACGGTGGGCAGCCTGGAGCGGGTGCAGTGCCACCTGTGACAAAGGGTATCAAACAAGGTCCCGGCTGTGTGATGGACCGGCACCTCAGTTTGGTGGAGATATCTGCGAGGGACCGCTTGTTGAGGTACAGATGTGCAAAGGGAACAGACCtaaatgtaaaggaaaaaaggacggAGCAA aaatgTGGCGCAAGCGAAAGAGAACGAGAAAAATCCTTGGGAAGAGAGATGGCACTTAA
- the LOC131778339 gene encoding hatching enzyme 1.2, which yields MFRGNIVLVFIIWLCVKCFPFASGNPSMNGAETKSIESEKPDDAVLNHIEGLNTGVNGRLYEADIVLTNEDKHLVDQREEGDADGPEGGNNVIRRNAVRNRQKLWKTRVLPYRISPALYRVKSVIMAAIKEFHRHTCLRFRRRRKEPHWIYFVKRPGCWSSVGQKVSIPGPQLLSIGPGCDKKGIIMHELMHAAGFWHEQSRTDRNKYVEILWENVAKGQAHNFNKYPHGKLDFLGAMYDFQSLMHYGSRAFSKNGKQTLKPIKHSGSKLGQRKGFSETDIQQLNALYDCKSESSKAWSSWTKFGPCNDKCQKVRQRFCTTGDRTRCPGAGAYGIQKQPRTCSLNECYAPVHGHWGRWSSWSPCGRTCGPGLRARRRLCDDPRPRYGGKRCNGSSLQTERCTRREC from the exons ATGTTCCGAGGAAACATTGTGCTCGTATTCATCATATGGTTATGTGTCAAGTGTTTTCCCTTTGCTTCAG GCAATCCATCCATGAATGGAGCAGAGACAAAATCTATTGAATCAGAAAAGCCAGATGATGCAGTCTTGAATCACATAGAAGGGCTGAATACTG GTGTTAATGGCAGACTGTACGAGGCAGATATTGTTTTGACTAATGAAGATAAGCACCTTGTAGATCAACGAGAGGAAGGTGATGCAGATGGACCTGAAGGTGGAAATAACGTTATAAGGAGGAATGCTGTAAGAAACAGACAAAAACTGTGGAAAACCCGTGTTTTGCCGTATAGAATATCTCCAGCTCTGT ATCGCGTCAAGAGTGTAATCATGGCAGCCATTAAAGAGTTCCATCGACACACTTGTTTACGCTTCAGGCGGAGAAGGAAAGAACCGCACTGGATCTATTTCGTGAAACGGCCTGG CTGTTGGTCGTCCGTAGGTCAGAAGGTCTCCATCCCAGGTCCCCAGCTTCTTTCCATCGGTCCCGGATGTGATAAGAAAGGAATCATAATGCATGAGCTTATGCACGCTGCTGGCTTTTGGCATGAACAGTCACGCACGGATCGTAACAAGTACGTGGAGATACTATGGGAGAATGTCGCCAAAG GTCAGGCCCATAATTTTAACAAGTACCCGCATGGCAAGTTGGACTTCCTGGGTGCTATGTACGACTTCCAGAGCCTGATGCATTATGGGAGTCGCGCATTCTCCAAGAATGGAAAACAGACTTTAAAACCCATCAAACATTCCGGATCGAAACTCGGCCAAAGGAAAGGTTTCAGTGAAACCGACATACAGCAGTTGAATGCGCTGTACGACTGTAAAA GTGAAAGCTCTAAGGCGTGGAGTTCTTGGACAAAGTTTGGTCCGTGTAATGACAAATGTCAGAAGGTTCGTCAGAGATTCTGCACGACAGGTGATCGAACACGCTGCCCTGGGGCGGGCGCTTACGGAATTCAAAAGCAGCCAAGGACATGCTCGCTAAACGAGTGTTATG CTCCCGTTCATGGCCACTGGGGCCGCTGGAGCTCTTGGTCTCCCTGTGGTCGAACTTGTGGGCCTGGCCTTCGCGCCAGAAGGAGGCTGTGTGACGATCCACGTCCGAGGTATGGTGGGAAAAGATGTAATGGAAGCAGCCTTCAAACTGAACGATGCACGAGACGCGAATGTTGA
- the LOC131778348 gene encoding QRFP-like peptide receptor, which produces MSSAVNLTEQFATNKSTTSVEGFDRLAIVQLMCYSIITAAGLIGNTLICLAVFKRRRLRITDVFVLNLAATDLATCVISIPFDFVERLVKEWPFGNVLCKIVYPLQTILMAVSVYTLLFMSWERHRSVMPPFKPKIKAKRAVTIVFILWAASISLVGPYIAILKAETSDGVTQCMENWPKKYHPKVFTLAVFIALYVLPLFVITANYIRISQKLWRDIQRMHKAIGERKRNGKKPLVQARAQRNMRIVRIFIIAVIAFSLCMLPNHIMWIWKDFGSEKGLRYFGTIINFCYILVYSNSAINPFIFVFLHRRYCRDIFSPCGTVKMLVISCLRFRSQETCSNANIYRKSKISRRRERRSQRKSNHLPYTMQLATPRSARSTYAARKLLWNNSYWCKELIPNLEAKEYRVSFRNEPLQSLKDGEDVDGGNDERNQVSTKKVNFGEVVRIEAQ; this is translated from the coding sequence ATGTCTTCTGCTGTAAACCTAACGGAGCAATTTGCAACTAACAAAAGCACAACTTCGGTGGAAGGTTTCGATCGACTAGCCATCGTTCAACTGATGTGCTACTCTATAATCACCGCTGCTGGTTTGATAGGAAATACCCTAATTTGCTTGGCTGTTTTTAAAAGACGCCGCTTGCGTATCACCGACGTTTTCGTCCTCAATTTGGCCGCAACAGACTTGGCAACTTGTGTAATAAGTATACCATTTGACTTTGTGGAAAGATTAGTGAAAGAGTGGCCTTTTGGAAACGTGCTGTGTAAAATCGTGTACCCTTTGCAAACCATTTTGATGGCCGTGTCTGTGTACACGCTGCTTTTCATGAGCTGGGAGAGACATCGTTCAGTTATGCCGCCATTTAagccaaaaataaaagcaaaacgaGCAGTTACGATAGTTTTTATTCTCTGGGCTGCTAGCATCAGTCTGGTCGGACCGTACATTGCCATTCTTAAAGCTGAAACCAGCGACGGTGTAACTCAGTGCATGGAAAACTGGCCTAAGAAATACCATCCCAAAGTGTTCACGCTTGCAGTTTTTATAGCTCTGTATGTGTTGCCGCTTTTTGTGATCACCGCCAACTACATACGGATCAGTCAAAAGCTCTGGAGAGACATACAAAGAATGCACAAGGCGATTGGCGAAAGAAAACGCAACGGTAAAAAGCCACTAGTGCAGGCGAGAGCTCAGCGCAATATGAGAATCGTCAGGATATTTATAATTGCGGTGATTGCCTTTTCACTCTGTATGTTACCCAACCATATCATGTGGATTTGGAAAGACTTTGGTTCGGAAAAGGGTCTCCGATATTTTGGTACCATAATCAATTTTTGCTATATCTTGGTTTACTCCAACTCAGCCATTAATCCGTTCATATTTGTGTTTCTCCACAGACGGTACTGCCGGGATATTTTTAGCCCATGTGGCACTGTGAAAATGCTGGTGATTTCATGCTTAAGATTTCGATCGCAGGAAACTTGCAGCAATGCGAACATCtacagaaaaagcaaaatttcgCGGAGAAGAGAGCGGCGCTCACAAAGAAAATCAAACCATCTACCCTACACGATGCAGCTTGCAACACCACGAAGCGCACGAAGCACTTACGCGGCAAGAAAATTATTGTGGAATAACAGTTATTGGTGCAAAGAGCTAATTCCTAACCTTGAGGCAAAAGAATATCGTGTTTCGTTCAGAAATGAGCCACTTCAGTCATTGAAAGATGGAGAAGATGTCGATGGAGGCAATGATGAAAGAAATCAAgtgtcaacaaaaaaagtgaattttggtgAAGTTGTCCGTATTGAAGCGCAATAA
- the LOC131778328 gene encoding uncharacterized protein produces MEYSSVEREMEAEALQSIYGEEIVSVKRSEENQLVSYEVNFQQSKTKIIFTLPENYPNAPPSISVTQDNQPAYTELESLLYHIAQESCGEVMIYNLTEESKNWLKKMESSEKLMLSSQGEKNSPDNTANICKFFLEGKCRFGVKCLNKHGEGVQANSGVQNVEERSSTNDIEKVKSAGKSVHNSGNKHHEKKEVVLNKKKPPMKTASDVISRIQWDEELSPKDFVVGYLDRFVGIVEKDFTDLSWEDLASVDHFVDLAIPRHRIQYFKYLGEIVWDKRERIDRVFGSTGSNETILDVKERISMPQNSDQEQVTEETVPDTGVVSNASELLKVKSVKEKNGPNYFIAIQISDEGIIENINKIQSMIHLELGQEAEYEVTPSQSLHITLLMLTLKNEDDIATAKSILKSIQPLLVSLLPLRHKLKINGLGQFHNRILYAKVDPDDRLLKIVQALKFKFEKAEISLEGNRDQFVPHLTITRGRSLTDELLRKLQELMKSNLQFGEQAVESLILFSRCLPKAVDGTHQKVSAVENSLKALSSTLPPKFCQYADYLFEKKEICEDERNKIKALFHSGNASEMDKGLAKLTELSNSFQDTGRVVIIMRGIPGSGKTHLVENSEEARESGGLTYCNSGQLFQKKGAIALDLCELNIAEAYCRSCFLDAMANLCPFVVVDGVYTKCWEYAVYKSLGQAFGYTCHVLEVRVSEPEDIKSCHQNCNSELQLKQLLGYVQDWEEDTTATIIKPWFTNLDHVTFTEKVSLKELLKNF; encoded by the exons ATGGAGTACTCTTCTGTAGAACGTGAAATGGAAGCTGAAGCACTGCAATCAATCTACGGAGAGGAAATTGTTTCGGTAAAGAGATCAGAAGAGAATCAACTTGTGTCTTATGAAGTAAACTTTCAACAGAgtaagacaaaaataattttcacattACCAG AGAACTACCCCAATGCTCCACCTTCCATCAGTGTTACACAAGATAATCAACCAGCTTATACAGAATTGGAATCACTGTTGTACCACATTGCACAGGAGAGCTGTGGTGAAGTAATGATTTATAATCTCACTGAAGAATCTAAGAACTGGTTAAAGAAAATGGAATCATCTGAAAAACTGATGCTTTCCTCTCAAGGAGAGAAAAACTCTCCTGACAATACAGCCAACATTTGCAAATTCTTTCTTGAAGGGAAGTGTAGATTCGGTGTCAAGTGCTTAAATAAACATGGTGAAGGAGTGCAAGCTAATAGTGGGGTGCAAAATGTTGAGGAGAGATCATCCACCAATGATATTGAAAAGGTAAAAAGTGCAGGAAAGTCTGTTCACAACTCTGGAAATAAGCATCATGAAAAGAAAGAGGTTGTCTTAAACAAGAAGAAACCTCCCATGAAAACAGCAAGTGATGTCATTTCCAGAATTCAATGGGACGAGGAGCTTTCACCAAAAGATTTTGTGGTTGGTTACCTGGATAGATTTGTTGGAATTGTAGAGAAAGACTTCACAGATCTGTCATGGGAGGATCTGGCTTCTGTGGATCACTTTGTTGACCTTGCCATTCCTCGTCATAGAATTCAGTATTTCAAGTACCTGGGGGAAATTGTTTGGGACAAGCGGGAGCGTATTGATAGAGTCTTTGGATCTACAGGAAGCAATGAGACCATTCTGGATGTCAAAGAGAGGATCAGTATGCCACAAAACTCTGATCAAGAGCAAGTCACAGAGGAAACAGTACCTGATACTGGAGTTGTTTCCAATGCTTCAGAGCTTCTGAAAGTGAAgtctgttaaagaaaagaatggaCCAAATTATTTCATTGCAATTCAGATTTCAGATGAGGGAATAATTGAAAACATTAACAAG ATCCAAAGTATGATCCACCTAGAGCTTGGCCAAGAAGCAGAGTATGAAGTAACGCCAAGTCAAAGCTTACACATCACCTTGCTAATGTTAACTCTGAAGAATGAAGATGACATAGCCACTGCTAAGAGCATTCTCAAGTCAATCCAACCTTTATTGGTGTCCCTTCTTCCACTCAGGCATAAACTAAAAATCAATGGTCTTGGACAGTTTCACAACAGAATTCTTTATGCCAAAGTTGATCCTGATGACAGGTTGTTGAAAATTGTCCAAGCATTGAAATTTAAGTTTGAAAAGGCTGAAATAAGTTTGGAAGGAAACCGAGATCAGTTTGTACCTCATCTTACTATCACAAGAGGAAGGTCTTTAACTGATGAGTTACTTAGAAAGTTGCAGGAGTTAATGAAATCTAACCTTCAATTTGGAGAACAGGCTGTGGAGTCTCTCATTCTGTTCTCCAGATGTCTGCCAAAAGCTGTCGATGGTACTCATCAGAAAGTTTCAGCAGTGGAAAACTCCTTGAAGGCACTGTCTTCCACCTTGCCACCAAAGTTCTGCCAATATGCAgattatttgtttgaaaagaaGGAGATTTGTGAggatgaaagaaataaaatcaaagcaCTTTTTCACTCAGGGAATGCTTCAGAGATGGACAAGGGTCTTGCAAAACTGACAGAACTCAGTAACTCTTTTCAAGATACAGGCAGAGTTGTTATAATAATGAGAGGCATTCCTGGAAGTGGAAAAACACATCTTGTTGAAAACTCAGAAGAAGCCAGAGAATCAGGTGGATTAACATATTGTAATTCAGGACAgttatttcaaaagaaaggtGCTATAGCCTTAGATCTCTGTGAACTAAACATTGCCGAGGCTTACTGTCGCTCTTGTTTCCTGGATGCTATGGCAAATTTATGCCCTTTTGTTGTAGTGGATGGTGTCTACACCAAGTGTTGGGAGTATGCAGTGTACAAGAGTCTTGGTCAAGCCTTTGGTTACACATGTCATGTGCTTGAGGTAAGAGTGTCGGAGCCTGAAGACATCAAGTCATGTCATCAAAACTGCAATTCTGAACTGCAACTGAAGCAGCTTCTGGGGTATGTGCAAGATTGGGAGGAAGACACAACAGCTACCATTATCAAACCCTGGTTCACAAATTTGGACCATGTAACATTTACAGAGAAAGTTTCACTCAAAGAACTGttgaaaaacttttga
- the LOC131778329 gene encoding DBH-like monooxygenase protein 1 gives MWLSMAAFLACFASNANGQNQTMHEMSFDDGNFNVSWTHNRSTEELEFEVNANAIGYVAFGFTFTPEDMQNYSIVVGGTNGSGQNYFNSYHTSGLGKLTLDADPQIYILDSAEEQNGTTTLRFRRPLETNDSKDIQFNETTRVFLVWAYHKYSDADNVVTYHTNRNYTEQAMQVVFPPVEMTSTPPAVMTRERPNPESSAVQVVVSAFTLSVLAISALMF, from the exons ATGTGGCTCTCAATGGCAGCCTTCCTAGCTTGTTTTGCTTCCAATGCAAATGGCCAAAACCAAACAATGCATGAGATGTCATTTGACGATGGAAATTTTAACGTATCGTGGACACACAACAGAAGTACGGAAGAGTTAGAGTTTGAAGTTAATGCCAATGCAATAGGTTATGTTGCCTTTGGGTTCACCTTTACGCCAGAAGACATGCAGAACTATTCTATTGTGGTGGGAGGCACAAATGGCTCCGGACAGAATTATTTcaat AGTTACCACACCAGTGGCCTCGGGAAACTTACCCTGGATGCGGACCCGCAAATTTACATACTGGACAGTGCTGAAGAACAAAATGGCACTACAACCTTACGCTTCCGACGACCGCTGGAGACAAACGACAGTAAAGACATCCAGTTTAAC GAGACCACTCGTGTGTTCCTTGTGTGGGCTTATCATAAATATTCGGATGCAGATAATGTCGTTACATACCACACAAACAGAAATTACACAGAACAAGCCATGCAAGTTGTCTTCCCGCCTGTGGAAATGACGTCAACACCTCCGGCCGTCATGACCAGGGAACGGCCAAACCCAGAATCCTCCGCAGTTCAAGTGGTTGTCAGTGCTTTCACGCTCTCTGTCTTGGCAATTTCAGCACTTATGTTTTGA
- the LOC131778312 gene encoding SUMO-conjugating enzyme UBC9-A, whose product MSGIALGRLSEERKAWRKDHPFGFVAKPLKNPDGTLNLMNWECAIPGKKATPWEGGSFKLKMIFKDDYPSSPPKCKFDPPIFHPNVYPSGTVCLSLLDEEKDWRPAVTIKQILLGIQDLLNDPNIRDPAQAEAYTIYCQNRSEYEKRVRSQAAKFSST is encoded by the exons ATGTCTGGCATTGCTTTGGGCCGTTTATCAGAAGAGAGAAAAGCTTGGCGTAAAGACCATCCTTTC GGATTTGTGGCCAAACCGCTCAAAAATCCTGATGGTACTCTTAATCTGATGAACTGGGAATGTG CGATCCCTGGAAAGAAAGCG ACTCCATGGGAAGGAGGTTCTTTCAAACTGAAGATGATATTTAAAGACGACTACCCATCCTCTCCACCAAAAT GTAAATTTGATCCCCCAATTTTCCACCCCAATGTTTACCCATCTGGCACAGTGTGTCTGTCTCTTCTGGATGAGGAAAAAGACTGGAGGCCTGCAGTCACTATAAAACAG ATTTTATTGGGAATTCAAGACTTACTGAATGATCCAAACATAAGAGATCCTGCTCAAGCAGAAGCTTATACCATCTACTG CCAAAACAGATCAGAATATGAGAAACGAGTTAGAAGTCAAGCTGCAAAGTTCTCAAGTACatag